From the genome of Nakamurella flavida, one region includes:
- a CDS encoding NlpC/P60 family protein, with protein sequence MSGVLGAAILASTLVPSAAAVPPPPDNPSDAQLEDSQDQATQAAAEVGRLDGVVSRTEGDIQRLQQDLELKAELSNKAAVDLQIAQADAADAAAAAAAAQATAAESAAAITKARQDAAAFAAASFRQGSVLGSVSALLDSGSATDLLQRRELLDQISASQLDVMAKLEATRNAKANLDSAARAAVDEAQAAQARADQAKATADAAQQSAAAAYQDGQDQLAALQAQLGRQQAEYDAALAFAGTLQGQREEYNQWLAAKIAEEEAARKAAEEAARVAAEEAARKAAEEEAARQAAEAARVAAEQAAAEQAARDAAAAAAQAAADRQAAAERAAAEQRAADAQQAAQLAASRAAAAASAAAAAAAASAPSPTYFDTCDDARDAGAAPMNRGEDGYRNALDPNGNGVACEGQASSAPASSGSGSSGGGSTAPVATAPVSSASSSSRGQRVVEAAKQWLGTTYAWGGGTASGPSRGIRDGGVADSYGDYNKIGFDCSGLALYAWAQVGVSLPHYSGYQYNSGTRISQSALQPGDLVFYARNTSDPSTIHHVAIYIGGGQVIEAPNSGSVVRIATMRTSGYIGAVRPG encoded by the coding sequence GTGAGTGGAGTTCTCGGCGCCGCCATCCTGGCGAGCACCCTGGTGCCGTCCGCCGCCGCGGTCCCGCCGCCGCCGGACAACCCGTCCGATGCTCAGCTCGAGGACAGCCAGGACCAGGCCACCCAGGCCGCGGCCGAGGTCGGTCGCCTCGACGGCGTGGTCTCGCGCACCGAGGGTGACATCCAGCGGTTGCAGCAGGACCTCGAGCTGAAGGCCGAGCTGTCCAACAAGGCCGCCGTCGACCTCCAGATCGCCCAGGCCGACGCGGCCGATGCCGCCGCCGCGGCGGCCGCCGCCCAGGCGACCGCGGCCGAGTCCGCCGCCGCCATCACGAAGGCCCGTCAGGACGCCGCCGCTTTCGCCGCCGCCTCCTTCCGGCAGGGCTCGGTCCTCGGCTCCGTGTCCGCCCTGCTGGATTCCGGCAGCGCGACCGATCTCCTGCAGCGCCGAGAACTGCTCGACCAGATCTCCGCATCGCAGCTGGACGTGATGGCCAAGCTCGAGGCCACCCGGAACGCCAAGGCCAACCTGGATTCCGCGGCCCGGGCCGCGGTCGACGAGGCCCAGGCCGCCCAGGCCCGGGCCGATCAGGCGAAGGCCACCGCGGACGCGGCCCAGCAGAGCGCCGCCGCGGCTTACCAGGACGGGCAGGACCAGCTCGCCGCCCTGCAGGCCCAGCTCGGCCGCCAGCAGGCCGAGTACGACGCGGCACTCGCCTTCGCCGGCACCCTGCAGGGGCAGCGCGAGGAGTACAACCAGTGGCTCGCGGCGAAGATCGCCGAGGAGGAAGCCGCCCGCAAGGCGGCAGAGGAGGCTGCCCGCGTGGCGGCCGAGGAGGCCGCGCGGAAGGCGGCCGAGGAGGAGGCCGCTCGACAGGCCGCCGAAGCCGCGCGGGTCGCCGCCGAACAGGCCGCCGCCGAACAGGCCGCCCGCGACGCTGCGGCCGCCGCGGCCCAGGCCGCCGCGGACCGCCAGGCCGCCGCCGAGCGGGCCGCCGCCGAACAGCGGGCCGCCGACGCCCAGCAGGCCGCCCAACTCGCCGCCAGCCGTGCCGCGGCTGCGGCATCCGCCGCCGCGGCTGCCGCGGCCGCGAGCGCACCCTCGCCCACCTACTTCGACACCTGCGACGACGCCCGCGACGCCGGCGCCGCGCCGATGAACCGGGGCGAGGACGGGTACCGCAACGCCCTGGACCCCAATGGCAACGGCGTGGCCTGCGAGGGGCAGGCCAGCAGTGCTCCGGCATCCTCCGGATCCGGCTCCTCCGGGGGCGGCTCCACCGCACCCGTCGCGACCGCACCGGTGAGTTCCGCGTCGTCGTCGAGCCGGGGCCAGCGCGTCGTGGAGGCGGCCAAGCAGTGGCTCGGCACCACCTACGCCTGGGGCGGAGGCACCGCCTCAGGGCCGTCGCGGGGCATCCGCGACGGCGGCGTGGCCGACAGCTACGGCGACTACAACAAGATCGGCTTCGACTGCTCGGGTCTGGCCCTGTACGCCTGGGCGCAGGTCGGCGTCTCGCTGCCGCACTACTCCGGATATCAGTACAACAGCGGGACCCGGATCTCCCAGAGCGCGCTGCAGCCCGGCGATCTGGTGTTCTACGCCCGCAACACCTCCGATCCGAGCACGATCCACCACGTCGCCATCTACATCGGCGGGGGACAGGTCATCGAGGCGCCCAACTCGGGCAGCGTCGTGCGCATCGCGACCATGCGGACCAGCGGCTACATCGGAGCGGTCCGCCCCGGGTGA
- the mobA gene encoding molybdenum cofactor guanylyltransferase: MTRVLDAAVVLAGGSGRRLGGVDKPSLTKDGRSLLDRCLAAVGPVPTVVVGPSRILPAHCRQVREDPPGSGPAAAVATALPLIDDLAGRAVVALLAADLPGITPTVVARLAGALTGEGDGVVLVDPAGRRQILLGVWRVGALRTAVQARGDWTDIALRRLLAPLTVLEVAGGAEESADVDTPADLARWRGITTP; the protein is encoded by the coding sequence GTGACCCGCGTGCTGGACGCGGCCGTCGTCCTCGCCGGGGGATCCGGCCGGCGACTGGGCGGCGTCGACAAACCGTCACTGACGAAAGACGGGCGATCCCTGCTGGACCGATGCCTGGCCGCCGTGGGGCCGGTCCCGACGGTGGTCGTCGGGCCGTCTCGGATCCTGCCCGCCCACTGTCGGCAGGTGCGGGAGGACCCGCCCGGTTCCGGGCCCGCCGCCGCGGTCGCCACTGCCCTGCCCTTGATCGACGACCTCGCCGGGCGCGCGGTCGTCGCCCTGCTGGCCGCCGATCTCCCGGGGATCACCCCGACCGTGGTGGCCAGACTGGCGGGCGCGTTGACCGGCGAGGGGGACGGAGTCGTCCTCGTCGATCCCGCCGGCCGCCGTCAGATCCTGCTGGGCGTCTGGCGGGTGGGCGCGTTGCGCACGGCCGTGCAGGCCCGCGGGGACTGGACCGACATCGCCCTGCGCCGACTCCTGGCCCCCCTGACCGTCCTCGAGGTCGCCGGCGGCGCCGAGGAGTCCGCAGATGTGGACACCCCGGCTGACCTGGCTCGATGGCGAGGGATCACAACGCCCTAA
- a CDS encoding AAA family ATPase, whose protein sequence is MAGGGPGGPAGSPAGPSTPRADAALLERTVFEVKRVIVGQDRLVERMLVGLLARGHLLIEGVPGVAKTLAVETFARVVGGTFSRIQFTPDLVPSDLLGTRIYRAGREEFDTELGPVVANFVLTDEINRAPAKVQSALLEVMAERHVSIGGVTYPMPDPFLVMATQNPIENEGVYPLPEAQRDRFLFKLLVGYPEPDEEREIIYRMGGTPPVAGQILPVTELVRLQQVAASVFVHHSLVDYVVRLVFATRTPAEHGLTDVAGWLSYGASPRASLGMIAAARALALVRGRDFVVPQDVIDVAADVLRHRLVLSYDALADGVPVDAILERLLQAIPLPQVSPYVQPGVA, encoded by the coding sequence ATGGCGGGCGGTGGACCGGGCGGCCCGGCCGGCTCACCTGCGGGGCCCAGCACTCCCCGGGCCGACGCGGCGCTGCTCGAACGGACCGTGTTCGAGGTCAAGCGCGTCATCGTCGGTCAGGACCGGCTCGTCGAGCGGATGCTCGTCGGGCTGCTGGCGCGCGGACACCTGCTCATCGAGGGCGTTCCCGGGGTGGCCAAGACCCTGGCCGTGGAGACCTTCGCGCGGGTGGTCGGCGGCACCTTCTCCCGCATCCAGTTCACCCCCGACCTGGTCCCGTCCGACCTCCTCGGCACCCGCATCTACCGGGCCGGACGCGAGGAGTTCGACACCGAACTCGGCCCGGTGGTGGCCAACTTCGTGCTCACCGACGAGATCAACCGCGCCCCGGCCAAGGTGCAGTCCGCCCTCCTCGAGGTCATGGCGGAGCGGCACGTCTCCATCGGCGGGGTCACCTATCCGATGCCCGACCCGTTCCTGGTCATGGCCACCCAGAACCCCATCGAGAACGAGGGCGTGTACCCCCTGCCCGAGGCCCAGCGCGATCGGTTCCTGTTCAAGCTGCTGGTGGGTTATCCCGAGCCGGACGAGGAGCGCGAGATCATCTACCGGATGGGCGGGACACCGCCGGTGGCCGGGCAGATCCTGCCGGTCACCGAGCTCGTCCGGTTGCAGCAGGTGGCCGCGTCCGTGTTCGTCCACCACTCGCTCGTCGACTACGTGGTGCGGCTCGTCTTCGCGACGCGCACCCCGGCCGAGCACGGACTCACCGATGTGGCCGGGTGGCTGTCGTACGGGGCGTCACCCCGCGCCTCCCTCGGGATGATCGCGGCCGCCCGGGCACTGGCCCTCGTGCGGGGGCGGGACTTCGTCGTGCCCCAGGACGTCATCGACGTGGCCGCGGACGTGCTGCGTCACCGCCTCGTGCTCTCCTACGACGCCCTGGCCGACGGCGTGCCGGTGGACGCGATCCTGGAGCGGCTGCTCCAGGCCATCCCGCTGCCGCAGGTGAGCCCGTACGTCCAGCCCGGGGTCGCCTGA
- a CDS encoding DUF58 domain-containing protein yields the protein MFGRRGVGLPDPEAAGAATDPGPRPGQPPSTADPDRLDAALASLELVVRRRLDGVLQGNHLGLVPGPGSEPGDARPYHPGDDVRRMDWSVTARTTEAHIRQTVADRELETWLVADLSASLDFGTVGCEKRDLVVAAAAAVGHLTRGGGNRIGAVVAAGPGLLRIPARGGRPHLQYLLRTLAGAPRSAPGDRADLVTAIEQLRRPPRRRGLAVVISDFIGPVDWERSLRALSGRHDLVAIEVLDPRDLELPAVGTVTLQDPESGRTREVDTTPALRAAFAREAAEHRARVASAVRRAGAAQLTLRTDGDWVADMLRFVIGRKRGWTGATPSGPGSTTDRPGGTAPGRTVA from the coding sequence ATGTTCGGTCGGCGCGGGGTCGGGCTCCCGGACCCGGAGGCGGCCGGGGCGGCGACGGACCCCGGACCCCGACCCGGACAGCCGCCGTCGACCGCCGACCCGGACCGGTTGGACGCCGCCCTGGCCTCCCTGGAGCTGGTCGTGCGCCGCCGACTGGACGGGGTCCTGCAGGGCAACCACCTCGGCCTGGTTCCCGGCCCGGGGAGCGAGCCCGGTGATGCCCGGCCCTACCACCCGGGGGACGACGTCCGCCGGATGGACTGGTCGGTGACCGCCCGGACGACCGAGGCTCACATCCGCCAGACGGTGGCCGACCGCGAGCTGGAGACGTGGCTGGTCGCGGACCTGTCGGCGTCCCTGGACTTCGGCACCGTCGGCTGCGAGAAGCGGGACCTGGTCGTCGCGGCTGCCGCCGCCGTCGGACACCTCACCCGCGGGGGCGGCAACCGCATCGGCGCCGTGGTCGCCGCCGGGCCGGGCCTGCTCCGCATCCCCGCCCGCGGTGGTCGACCCCATCTGCAGTACCTGCTCCGGACCCTGGCCGGCGCTCCCCGCAGTGCCCCGGGCGACCGCGCCGACCTGGTGACCGCCATCGAGCAGCTGCGCCGACCGCCCCGCCGCCGGGGTCTGGCCGTGGTCATCTCCGACTTCATCGGCCCGGTGGACTGGGAGCGATCGCTGCGCGCCCTGTCCGGCCGCCACGACCTGGTGGCCATCGAGGTGCTGGACCCGCGCGACCTCGAGCTGCCCGCGGTCGGGACCGTCACCCTGCAGGACCCCGAGAGCGGCCGCACGCGCGAGGTCGACACGACGCCGGCCCTGCGGGCCGCCTTCGCCCGGGAGGCCGCCGAGCACCGGGCCCGTGTCGCCTCGGCCGTCCGGCGGGCCGGCGCGGCCCAGCTGACACTGCGCACGGACGGGGACTGGGTGGCCGACATGCTCCGGTTCGTCATCGGCCGCAAACGGGGGTGGACCGGCGCCACCCCGTCCGGCCCGGGATCGACGACGGACCGGCCGGGCGGGACCGCACCGGGCAGGACCGTGGCATGA
- a CDS encoding VWA domain-containing protein — protein MSFAHPVWFAAGALVLLLLVGYVLAQRRSRRHTLRFANLELLERVAPRRPGRRRHLPTALVLVGLISLTVALAGPTAEAKVPRNEATVMLAIDVSLSMEATDVSPNRLEAAQEAATQFVDDLTPGVNLGIVSFAGIATVLVAPTPDRAAAKAAIASLKLDERTATGEAIISCLQTIESFSRTLAGAGATAQAPTADGSTPDGSSQDGAEAPTTVPARIVLMTDGKRTVGRTEQDAAQRAADAKIPVSVIAFGTDNGSIDFQGERIPVPLDTASMQEIAQISGGDFHTAATTAELKSVYAELGEQIGYETQEKDVSRPWLIAGTIIVVLGAGAALVIGGRIP, from the coding sequence ATGAGCTTTGCCCACCCTGTCTGGTTCGCCGCCGGAGCCCTGGTCCTGCTGCTGCTCGTGGGCTACGTGCTGGCCCAGCGCCGCTCCCGCCGGCACACCCTGCGGTTCGCCAACCTGGAGCTGCTCGAGCGGGTGGCGCCACGGCGACCGGGGCGTCGTCGGCATCTGCCCACCGCGCTGGTCCTCGTCGGCCTGATCTCCCTGACCGTTGCGCTGGCCGGGCCCACCGCCGAGGCCAAGGTGCCCCGGAACGAGGCCACCGTGATGCTGGCCATCGACGTCTCCCTGTCGATGGAGGCCACCGACGTCTCGCCGAACCGGTTGGAGGCCGCCCAGGAGGCGGCGACCCAGTTCGTGGACGATCTGACGCCCGGGGTGAACCTGGGCATCGTGTCCTTCGCCGGGATCGCCACCGTGCTGGTCGCGCCGACCCCCGACCGGGCCGCGGCCAAGGCCGCCATCGCGTCGCTGAAGCTGGACGAACGCACGGCCACCGGGGAGGCGATCATCTCCTGCCTGCAGACCATCGAGTCCTTCTCCCGGACCCTGGCCGGAGCCGGAGCCACCGCGCAGGCGCCCACCGCGGACGGCAGCACCCCCGACGGCAGCAGTCAGGACGGCGCCGAGGCTCCGACCACCGTGCCGGCCCGCATCGTGCTGATGACCGACGGCAAGCGCACCGTCGGGCGGACCGAGCAGGACGCGGCCCAGCGCGCGGCGGACGCGAAGATCCCGGTCTCGGTGATCGCCTTCGGCACCGACAACGGCTCGATCGACTTCCAGGGCGAGAGGATCCCGGTCCCGTTGGACACCGCGTCGATGCAGGAGATCGCGCAGATCTCCGGCGGGGATTTCCACACCGCGGCCACCACCGCCGAACTCAAGTCGGTGTACGCCGAGCTCGGCGAGCAGATCGGCTACGAGACCCAGGAGAAGGACGTCTCCCGACCCTGGCTCATCGCCGGGACGATCATCGTCGTGCTGGGTGCGGGCGCCGCACTGGTCATCGGCGGCCGCATCCCCTGA
- the fabG gene encoding 3-oxoacyl-ACP reductase FabG, whose translation MSSAEKPSPPSRSVLVTGGNRGIGLAIARHLAAAGHRVTVTHRSGEAPEGLSGVLCDVTDAASVDAAFSAVEAAQGPVEVLVSNAGITDDTLLLRMSEESFTGVVDANLTGAYRVAKRAASGMLRKRWGRMIFISSVVGLSGGAGQVNYAASKSGLVGLARSVARELGSRNITANVIAPGFVDTDMTRGLPDDRRKAIVEQVPLRRYAEADEVAGAVAFLASDAAAYITGAVLPVDGGLGMGH comes from the coding sequence GTGAGCAGTGCCGAGAAGCCGTCCCCGCCGTCCCGTTCGGTGCTCGTCACCGGCGGCAACCGGGGGATCGGACTGGCCATCGCCCGCCATCTGGCCGCCGCGGGCCACCGGGTGACGGTCACCCACCGCTCCGGGGAGGCCCCCGAGGGCCTGTCCGGTGTGCTGTGCGACGTCACCGACGCCGCCTCGGTGGATGCCGCGTTCTCCGCCGTGGAGGCCGCCCAGGGCCCGGTCGAGGTACTGGTCTCCAACGCCGGCATCACCGACGACACCCTGCTGCTGCGGATGTCCGAGGAATCGTTCACCGGTGTCGTGGACGCCAACCTCACCGGCGCCTACCGGGTGGCCAAGCGCGCCGCGAGCGGCATGCTCCGCAAGCGGTGGGGCCGGATGATCTTCATCAGCTCGGTGGTCGGGCTGTCCGGCGGCGCCGGGCAGGTCAACTACGCCGCGTCCAAGTCCGGACTGGTCGGCCTGGCCCGGTCGGTCGCGCGCGAGCTCGGGTCCCGCAACATCACCGCCAACGTGATCGCCCCGGGGTTCGTGGACACCGACATGACGCGTGGTCTGCCGGACGACCGCCGCAAGGCCATCGTCGAGCAGGTCCCCCTACGCCGGTACGCCGAGGCCGACGAGGTGGCGGGGGCCGTGGCCTTCCTGGCCTCCGACGCCGCCGCCTACATCACCGGGGCCGTCCTGCCGGTCGACGGTGGTCTCGGCATGGGCCACTGA
- the fabI gene encoding enoyl-ACP reductase FabI, with amino-acid sequence MTDHLGTGLLAGKNLLITGVITEASMAFHTARLAQEQGATVVLTGFGRLSLVERIAKRLPQPAPVVELDVTDQAQLSSLAARVGEHVPSLDGVLHSIGFAPATALGGVFLDTTWEDVATTVHASAYSLKALAVAALPMMSAGGSIVGLDFDARQAWPAYDWMGVAKAALESTSRYLARDLGPQGIRVNLVSAGPVRTLAAKSIPGFGDLEDAWTDRAPLGWDTSDPTPVARACVALLSDLFPATTGSMVMVDGGFHSQGFAARRAATEPAAD; translated from the coding sequence ATGACCGATCACCTCGGCACCGGCCTGCTGGCCGGCAAGAACCTGCTCATCACCGGCGTCATCACCGAGGCCTCGATGGCCTTCCACACCGCCCGCCTGGCCCAGGAGCAGGGCGCGACCGTCGTGCTCACCGGGTTCGGCCGGCTCTCGCTGGTGGAGCGCATCGCCAAGCGGCTCCCGCAGCCCGCCCCGGTGGTCGAGCTCGACGTCACCGACCAGGCGCAGCTGTCCTCGCTGGCCGCGCGGGTGGGGGAGCACGTGCCCAGCCTGGACGGCGTGCTGCACTCCATCGGGTTCGCCCCGGCCACCGCCCTGGGCGGCGTCTTCCTGGACACCACCTGGGAGGACGTGGCCACCACGGTGCACGCCTCGGCGTACTCGCTCAAGGCTCTCGCCGTCGCCGCCCTGCCCATGATGAGCGCGGGCGGCAGCATCGTCGGGCTCGACTTCGACGCCCGCCAGGCGTGGCCGGCCTACGACTGGATGGGCGTGGCCAAGGCCGCCCTGGAGTCCACCTCCCGGTACCTGGCCCGCGATCTCGGCCCGCAGGGGATCCGGGTCAATCTGGTCTCCGCGGGACCCGTCCGGACCCTGGCCGCCAAGTCCATCCCCGGCTTCGGCGATCTGGAGGACGCGTGGACCGACCGCGCACCACTGGGCTGGGACACCTCGGATCCGACCCCGGTCGCCCGGGCCTGCGTGGCCCTGCTGTCCGACCTCTTCCCGGCCACCACCGGGTCGATGGTCATGGTGGACGGCGGTTTCCACTCCCAGGGTTTCGCGGCCCGACGGGCCGCCACCGAGCCCGCCGCCGACTGA
- a CDS encoding CsbD family protein — translation MSLGDKIKNAGEEALGKVKEGVGKLTDNESLQAEGQADQASANTKQAGEKVKDTAKDVFGS, via the coding sequence ATGAGCCTGGGTGACAAGATCAAGAACGCCGGCGAAGAGGCCTTGGGCAAGGTCAAGGAGGGCGTCGGCAAGCTCACGGACAACGAGAGCCTCCAGGCCGAGGGCCAGGCCGACCAGGCTTCCGCCAACACCAAGCAGGCCGGCGAGAAGGTCAAGGACACGGCCAAGGACGTCTTCGGCAGCTGA
- a CDS encoding DUF3097 domain-containing protein: MPTAAGPPPVPPPAGDRYGRDVLAAPRARRAPDRVPATPDVVAEDPLSGFCGAVVSCTSSAVTLEDRHGRRRVFPLEDGAFLVDGRPATLVRPTAAPAGPRRSASGSVEVAGLRARTARASRIWVEGIHDAALVERVWGHDLRVEGIVVEPLDGLDNLPAALAEFGPGTDRRVGVLADHLVAGSKESRIAASVSSPYVLVTGHPYIDIWQAVRPGAVGIAAWPVVPRGQDWKTGVCRQLGVSDPITMWGRINGSVRTVRDLDTPLITAVERLIDFVTG; this comes from the coding sequence CTGCCGACCGCTGCCGGCCCACCGCCGGTCCCGCCCCCCGCGGGCGACCGGTACGGCCGGGACGTGCTGGCCGCCCCCCGGGCCCGCCGCGCTCCGGACCGGGTGCCGGCCACGCCGGACGTGGTCGCGGAGGACCCGCTCTCCGGCTTCTGCGGAGCCGTCGTCAGCTGCACGTCCTCCGCGGTGACGTTGGAGGACCGGCACGGACGGCGCCGGGTGTTCCCCCTGGAGGACGGCGCGTTCCTGGTCGACGGCCGCCCCGCCACCCTGGTGCGGCCCACCGCCGCCCCCGCGGGTCCGCGCCGGTCCGCCTCCGGATCGGTCGAGGTCGCCGGGCTGCGCGCCCGGACCGCCCGGGCGAGCCGGATCTGGGTGGAGGGGATCCACGACGCCGCCCTGGTCGAGCGGGTCTGGGGCCACGACCTGCGGGTCGAGGGCATCGTCGTGGAGCCGCTGGACGGCCTGGACAACCTGCCGGCCGCCCTGGCCGAGTTCGGGCCCGGCACCGACCGCCGGGTCGGGGTGCTGGCCGACCACCTCGTCGCCGGATCCAAGGAGTCGCGCATCGCGGCGTCCGTCAGCTCCCCGTACGTGCTGGTGACCGGCCACCCCTACATCGACATCTGGCAGGCCGTCCGGCCCGGTGCCGTCGGCATCGCCGCGTGGCCGGTCGTCCCGCGCGGGCAGGACTGGAAGACCGGCGTGTGCCGGCAGCTCGGGGTGAGCGACCCCATCACCATGTGGGGACGGATCAACGGTTCGGTGCGCACCGTGCGCGATCTGGACACCCCGCTGATCACCGCCGTGGAACGGCTCATCGACTTCGTCACCGGCTGA
- a CDS encoding NfeD family protein, whose amino-acid sequence MPAWIWLSGAVLLSIAEAMGAEFVLLMLGGGALAAGGVALFAPDLLWLQLLAFALTSLLLVVGARPYLLKRFNRTPTLQTGAGALIGGKATVVSTVDADGGQVKIGGEVWSAVGMDGHRPLTPGTPVTVVEVRGATAVVIWGP is encoded by the coding sequence ATGCCCGCCTGGATCTGGCTCAGCGGCGCCGTTCTCCTCTCGATCGCCGAGGCGATGGGCGCGGAGTTCGTGCTGCTCATGCTGGGCGGCGGGGCGCTCGCGGCCGGCGGGGTGGCGTTGTTCGCGCCGGACCTGCTCTGGCTGCAGCTGCTCGCCTTCGCGCTCACGTCCCTGCTGCTGGTGGTCGGGGCGCGGCCGTACCTGCTCAAGCGTTTCAACCGGACGCCCACCCTGCAGACGGGTGCCGGTGCACTGATCGGCGGCAAGGCCACCGTGGTGTCCACTGTGGACGCCGACGGCGGTCAGGTGAAGATCGGCGGGGAGGTGTGGTCGGCCGTCGGCATGGACGGACACCGACCCCTCACCCCCGGTACGCCGGTCACCGTCGTCGAGGTCCGCGGAGCCACCGCGGTCGTGATCTGGGGGCCGTAG
- a CDS encoding SPFH domain-containing protein, with translation MPDPLLIVTLIIAVLVVLLVVRSVKVIPQAQSAVVERLGRFNKTSNAGLLWLMPFVDRIRARVDLREQVVSFPPQPVITEDNLTVSIDTVVFFQVTDPRSAVYEIANYIVAVEQLTTTTLRNVVGGMTLEQTLTSRDAINGQLRGVLDEATGKWGLRVARVELKAVDPPLSIQDSMEKQMRADRDKRAMILTAEGQREAFIKTAQGQKQAAVLTAEGAKQAAILQAEGERQRRILTAQGERAAQYLQAQGQAKAIEKVFAAVKAGKPTPELLAYQYLQTLPEMAKGDSNKVWVIPSEFSSSLEGFAKMLGAKGDDGVFRYEPSTTQDAPASSPAADDEDVADWFGGTSADEVAEAVRAAEREAAISIEDKDAALAAKSRAEIDAQLRYPPQPVLGAPVSAPATSDAAPQIAAGPDPAAPPAG, from the coding sequence ATGCCTGATCCGTTGTTGATCGTCACTCTGATCATCGCCGTGCTGGTGGTGCTGCTCGTCGTCCGGTCGGTCAAGGTCATCCCGCAGGCGCAGTCGGCCGTGGTGGAACGCCTGGGCCGGTTCAACAAGACGAGCAACGCCGGCCTGCTCTGGCTGATGCCCTTCGTGGACCGCATCCGGGCCCGCGTGGACCTGCGGGAGCAGGTGGTCTCGTTCCCGCCCCAGCCGGTGATCACCGAGGACAACCTGACGGTGTCCATCGACACCGTCGTGTTCTTCCAGGTCACCGACCCGAGGTCGGCGGTCTACGAGATCGCCAACTACATCGTCGCCGTCGAGCAGCTCACCACCACCACCCTGCGCAACGTCGTGGGCGGGATGACCCTCGAGCAGACGCTGACCAGCCGCGACGCGATCAACGGGCAGCTGCGCGGCGTACTGGACGAGGCCACCGGCAAGTGGGGCCTGCGGGTCGCCCGGGTGGAGCTCAAGGCGGTGGACCCGCCCCTGTCCATCCAGGACTCCATGGAGAAGCAGATGCGCGCCGATCGCGACAAGCGCGCCATGATCCTGACCGCCGAGGGCCAGCGCGAGGCCTTCATCAAGACGGCCCAGGGGCAGAAGCAGGCCGCGGTGCTGACCGCGGAGGGAGCCAAGCAGGCCGCCATCCTGCAGGCCGAGGGGGAGCGGCAGCGCCGCATCCTCACCGCTCAGGGCGAGCGGGCCGCGCAGTACCTGCAGGCCCAGGGGCAGGCCAAGGCCATCGAGAAGGTCTTCGCCGCGGTCAAGGCGGGCAAGCCCACCCCCGAGCTGCTGGCCTACCAGTACCTGCAGACCCTGCCCGAGATGGCCAAGGGCGACTCCAACAAGGTGTGGGTGATCCCCAGCGAGTTCTCCTCCTCCCTCGAGGGGTTCGCGAAGATGCTGGGGGCCAAGGGCGACGACGGCGTGTTCCGGTACGAGCCGTCGACGACGCAGGACGCCCCGGCGAGCAGTCCGGCCGCGGACGACGAGGACGTGGCCGACTGGTTCGGCGGGACCAGTGCGGACGAGGTGGCCGAGGCGGTGCGGGCGGCCGAACGCGAGGCGGCCATCAGCATCGAGGACAAGGACGCCGCGCTCGCCGCAAAGTCCCGCGCCGAGATCGACGCCCAGTTGCGGTATCCGCCCCAGCCGGTGCTGGGCGCCCCGGTGTCCGCCCCGGCGACCTCGGACGCCGCGCCGCAGATCGCCGCCGGCCCGGACCCGGCGGCACCGCCCGCCGGCTGA